The following proteins are encoded in a genomic region of Spirosoma sp. SC4-14:
- a CDS encoding RraA family protein, with protein sequence MITNTLHTHTNGNGQAVAPSPFPIPVSEMRERYLRLYTGAVNDVLRFNYNMHATSLPPEFAPLRESMKMAGLAFTVKGGPDITTDGEFEMRAQMLEDLHADSVVVWDCTGDTVTSQWGEVMTMAAMRIGCRGTVVNGIRDTQAILELGFPVFHKYKANTGMLGRFRMYHYQKPVLMGEVTVKPGDWVFGDIDGVISIPQNIAYDVLIAAEKIMHKEDEIREMVESGMKPTDVVKNGGYF encoded by the coding sequence ATGATAACGAACACGCTCCATACCCATACGAACGGCAACGGCCAGGCTGTTGCTCCATCGCCTTTCCCCATCCCCGTCTCCGAGATGCGGGAGCGCTATCTGCGACTCTACACGGGTGCGGTAAACGATGTGCTGCGGTTTAATTACAACATGCACGCCACCAGCCTACCGCCCGAATTTGCACCCCTCCGGGAATCCATGAAAATGGCGGGGCTGGCGTTCACCGTGAAAGGTGGCCCCGACATCACCACCGACGGGGAGTTTGAAATGCGCGCGCAAATGCTCGAAGACCTGCACGCCGATTCGGTCGTCGTCTGGGACTGCACCGGCGATACCGTCACCTCGCAGTGGGGCGAAGTAATGACCATGGCGGCCATGCGGATCGGTTGCCGGGGAACTGTTGTGAATGGCATTCGGGATACGCAGGCAATTCTGGAACTAGGCTTTCCGGTCTTTCACAAGTACAAAGCCAATACGGGTATGCTGGGCCGTTTCCGGATGTACCACTACCAGAAACCGGTGCTCATGGGCGAAGTGACCGTAAAGCCCGGCGACTGGGTGTTCGGAGATATTGACGGTGTGATTTCGATTCCGCAGAACATCGCCTATGACGTGCTGATTGCCGCGGAGAAGATTATGCACAAGGAAGACGAAATCAGAGAAATGGTAGAGAGTGGCATGAAACCAACCGACGTCGTGAAAAATGGAGGCTATTTCTGA
- a CDS encoding RagB/SusD family nutrient uptake outer membrane protein translates to MKTSLFALILSACLLGACQDVSLDQVPQTERSEANFYKTNADFYNAIVGVYGALKLPGIIDKGSGSYLYMTELSTDNTDTGQARGGTATELYYFEDFNFALSSTTISNAWTSHYAGIARTNSILDRLPTVNIPQASKDRFEGEAKFMRALFYFNLVRFFGDVQLATHEITSPYGANSLPRSPTADVYALIISDLKTAETKLPTTIPASEAGRASVWAAKSLLGKVYLTLKQYDNAAAKLKEVIDGNAFSLMPKYADIFPATTSFVNNKEYIFAVQYKSGQVGQGSDLWSNWAAVNASVALLGAGGGTGGGFNRPTADMDAAYEPGDLRKDASMLNSYKAANGTTVNERYVVKFRQQGALNADSDVDFPLLRYADVLLMYGETLNELGRTSEGLTYLNQIRKRAGLADKTGLSQADFRLAMEQERRVELAFEGHRWFDLVRTGRFIPVMTAKGYKVKDFNQLYLIPQREIDLNKAITQNTGY, encoded by the coding sequence ATGAAAACCAGTCTTTTTGCCCTCATCCTGTCGGCTTGCCTGTTGGGTGCCTGCCAGGACGTTTCGCTCGACCAGGTTCCACAGACGGAACGGAGTGAAGCCAATTTCTACAAAACCAACGCGGACTTCTACAATGCCATTGTCGGCGTATATGGTGCACTCAAACTACCAGGTATTATTGATAAAGGAAGTGGCTCATACCTCTATATGACCGAACTCTCTACCGACAATACCGATACGGGTCAGGCCAGGGGCGGTACTGCTACAGAACTCTATTATTTTGAGGATTTTAACTTTGCGCTCTCCAGCACGACGATTTCCAACGCCTGGACCAGCCATTATGCCGGTATTGCCCGAACAAACTCCATCCTCGACCGCTTACCGACGGTGAACATTCCGCAGGCTTCGAAAGATCGGTTCGAAGGAGAGGCCAAATTCATGCGGGCGTTGTTTTACTTTAACCTGGTGCGCTTCTTTGGCGATGTTCAGTTAGCAACGCATGAGATCACATCACCCTATGGGGCTAATAGCCTACCCCGTTCCCCCACTGCCGATGTATATGCGCTGATCATCAGCGATTTAAAGACGGCCGAGACAAAATTACCCACGACTATCCCTGCTTCTGAAGCTGGCCGGGCGTCGGTCTGGGCGGCCAAGTCCCTGCTGGGAAAAGTCTACCTGACACTGAAGCAGTACGACAATGCTGCTGCGAAGCTGAAAGAAGTAATTGATGGCAATGCCTTCAGCCTGATGCCGAAATACGCGGATATTTTTCCGGCTACTACGTCCTTCGTCAATAACAAGGAGTACATTTTCGCTGTGCAGTATAAATCGGGTCAGGTTGGTCAGGGCAGCGACCTGTGGTCGAACTGGGCTGCGGTGAATGCAAGTGTTGCATTGCTGGGTGCAGGTGGTGGAACGGGGGGCGGCTTCAACCGGCCCACCGCCGATATGGACGCGGCCTATGAACCCGGCGATTTGCGGAAAGATGCCTCCATGCTTAATTCCTACAAAGCAGCGAATGGTACAACGGTAAATGAACGGTACGTAGTAAAATTCCGTCAACAGGGGGCACTGAATGCCGATTCGGACGTCGACTTTCCGTTGCTCCGTTACGCCGATGTGTTGCTGATGTACGGCGAAACCCTAAATGAACTGGGCCGCACTTCAGAAGGGCTTACCTACCTCAATCAGATTCGGAAGCGGGCTGGACTGGCCGATAAAACCGGACTATCGCAGGCAGATTTCCGGCTGGCGATGGAACAGGAACGCCGGGTCGAACTAGCCTTTGAAGGCCACCGCTGGTTCGATCTCGTTCGTACGGGTCGATTCATACCCGTTATGACCGCCAAGGGCTATAAGGTGAAAGATTTCAATCAGCTCTACCTGATCCCACAACGGGAAATCGATCTGAACAAAGCAATCACCCAAAATACAGGCTACTAA
- a CDS encoding sodium:solute symporter family protein has translation MSQLKALDYTAIILYMIMMSGIGIFLGRFVKNINDYFKGGSGVSWIAGGISNFMTKFSTFIFVAYAGIAYSDGLVAITVLWSTIFPSLIAVFFFAKRWKRAGILSPVEFLETRYNAPIRQIFSWSGVAFKLLDDMIKLYSIGLFVTAASGIPFETAVIGCGIVVTLYTVVGGFWAVIVTDVVQFVILFFATLILVPLAYNAAGGFDHMQAVMPQNMTWFNGKKGIPLFLIAYYVLIIIRYSGNWTFIQRFYSARNETDGQKLAILSSVLFFIFPVIFLFPPLAARVILPKLDNPEMAYVSLCLKLLPEGIMGLMIAAMFAATMSVLSAEYNVTASVLTRDIYQRVFRPNASGKESLLVGRLMTLLVGFIVTVGALFVGGFGGAFEANKLLAGVFAVPMIVPVIFGILLRKPQPWGALATLFLGTVLGFVLNMNKAISWEAATLIEIAFCTILFIVSGFFPSKDVAYKAKVNAFFHKLTVPFVAEADNADQDVFKDAIKLMYGIAFGLTGLMFVIMGFPSRNMLSGQLALGAGTLCLILAYGLWSRAHKVTAIIKEETPTKTPLSQH, from the coding sequence ATGAGCCAACTTAAAGCACTCGATTACACAGCCATCATTCTCTACATGATTATGATGTCGGGGATTGGTATTTTTTTAGGCCGGTTTGTCAAGAATATCAACGACTATTTCAAAGGAGGAAGTGGCGTTTCGTGGATTGCCGGGGGCATCAGCAACTTCATGACCAAGTTTAGTACGTTCATCTTTGTGGCCTACGCAGGCATCGCCTACTCCGACGGACTCGTAGCCATCACCGTGCTGTGGAGCACTATTTTCCCGTCGCTGATTGCGGTTTTCTTTTTTGCCAAACGCTGGAAACGGGCCGGTATTCTGAGTCCCGTCGAATTTCTGGAAACGCGCTACAACGCACCCATTCGGCAGATTTTTTCGTGGAGTGGAGTGGCTTTTAAGCTGCTCGACGACATGATCAAACTGTATTCGATTGGCCTCTTCGTTACGGCTGCTTCGGGGATTCCGTTTGAAACGGCGGTTATTGGCTGCGGCATCGTCGTCACGCTTTACACGGTAGTGGGCGGTTTCTGGGCGGTGATCGTGACGGATGTAGTACAGTTCGTTATCCTCTTTTTTGCTACGTTGATTCTGGTGCCGCTGGCCTACAATGCTGCGGGAGGTTTCGATCATATGCAGGCGGTTATGCCGCAGAATATGACCTGGTTCAACGGCAAAAAAGGAATACCGCTTTTCCTGATTGCCTACTACGTGCTAATCATTATCCGCTACAGTGGCAACTGGACCTTTATTCAGCGGTTCTACAGTGCCAGAAACGAAACCGACGGGCAAAAATTGGCGATCCTTTCGTCCGTTTTATTTTTCATTTTCCCCGTCATTTTCCTGTTTCCTCCGCTGGCCGCCAGGGTTATCTTACCGAAGCTGGACAATCCCGAAATGGCCTACGTGAGCTTGTGCCTCAAGCTGCTGCCCGAAGGCATCATGGGCCTGATGATTGCAGCCATGTTTGCGGCTACCATGTCGGTGCTGAGTGCCGAATACAACGTAACGGCCAGTGTACTGACGCGGGATATTTACCAGCGGGTGTTTCGGCCCAATGCCAGCGGAAAAGAGTCGCTGCTGGTGGGGCGATTGATGACGCTGCTGGTTGGGTTTATCGTGACGGTCGGGGCGCTTTTTGTGGGCGGATTTGGGGGTGCTTTTGAGGCCAACAAACTGCTGGCGGGTGTCTTCGCTGTCCCTATGATCGTGCCGGTCATTTTCGGAATTCTTCTTCGAAAGCCGCAACCCTGGGGTGCTCTGGCTACGCTGTTTCTGGGCACGGTGCTGGGCTTTGTCCTGAACATGAATAAAGCTATCAGCTGGGAAGCCGCCACACTAATCGAGATTGCCTTCTGTACAATTCTCTTTATCGTGTCGGGCTTTTTTCCGTCGAAGGATGTGGCTTACAAGGCAAAGGTGAACGCCTTTTTTCATAAGCTGACAGTGCCGTTTGTTGCCGAAGCTGACAACGCCGATCAGGACGTTTTCAAAGACGCCATCAAACTCATGTACGGCATTGCGTTCGGGTTGACGGGCCTGATGTTCGTAATTATGGGCTTCCCATCACGAAACATGCTGAGCGGGCAACTGGCTCTGGGTGCCGGTACGTTATGCCTCATTCTCGCTTACGGTTTATGGTCAAGAGCGCACAAGGTAACGGCTATTATCAAGGAGGAAACACCAACGAAAACACCGTTGTCCCAACACTAA
- a CDS encoding heparinase II/III family protein produces MEAISEAIMLTEPPKRESGTCFLSDSDRSRILDGLRTGDPLLRRFHAALHQRVYERVATKGLLGPDATVAWYYPAAEYLSDAAIVYALEPEEKLANWLRTITLDIARTPAYDWVGPAFRDHAEPLTGHLETAHLCWALSAVYDLARDVFSESEQAEIRQALTDKGMALCRRWIDKNTHLANWRGILTSGVLVAAAVLDKQELIDQYVSEWQRCALAFQPDGSYGESLQYGNYLAFALMQAYEALCRKYPEKAALLDVGTYGKGIRWVASSMFYAKPLAGSGNGFWGNEPRARAANFNDSAALFRPSGDLLLHIAARSDSEEEKGLARGLFATYYEPVPMQGPHELATFGMNNDWGFLTLPLLTHNTKPGSPQEADLPITTSFSNGHAFMRDAWDGRTIVAINGGGDGLYGPGHLHGDLNSFILVHNRERLLVDPGHSCYRNLIHGLESSTQTHNTCTFLLQAETLGLQEDKAKATMLEQKSVLPRRVLFNGIPGKPVDRGNRRLLVERDEPVSVVGSEVGTAYGAPIHRFSRFWLMAGSHVLFIVDRIEAAQPVTTVWNWLVNNRDGQAQVDSQPKCLRVRRNEAGMKLFHLGAGQLGHPVYGYVHDAYHVEPNQYGEGKPGSGLLYRFTEAAPAAARTVVHAIALDEAILLDRWHLQQEENTFTLSNGQKQWTLIVQDEATCHLSLLSGHGRRWDVVPQDTTYSLIRI; encoded by the coding sequence ATGGAGGCTATTTCTGAGGCTATTATGCTAACTGAGCCACCCAAACGGGAGTCGGGAACCTGTTTTCTGTCCGATTCTGACCGCAGCCGGATTCTGGATGGGCTACGAACGGGCGATCCGCTGCTACGTCGTTTTCATGCGGCTTTGCATCAACGTGTATATGAGCGGGTAGCCACCAAAGGCTTGCTCGGTCCTGATGCAACCGTGGCGTGGTACTACCCGGCAGCCGAATACCTGTCGGACGCAGCCATAGTGTATGCCCTGGAGCCCGAAGAAAAGTTAGCAAATTGGCTACGTACCATTACGCTCGACATTGCCCGGACGCCCGCTTACGACTGGGTCGGGCCTGCCTTCCGCGATCACGCAGAACCACTAACGGGCCATCTCGAAACGGCGCATCTGTGCTGGGCGTTGAGTGCTGTCTATGATCTGGCACGTGATGTGTTTTCTGAATCCGAACAAGCTGAAATCCGGCAGGCACTGACCGATAAAGGAATGGCACTTTGTCGGCGGTGGATCGACAAAAATACCCACCTGGCTAACTGGCGGGGTATTTTGACATCGGGCGTACTGGTGGCGGCAGCGGTTCTTGACAAGCAGGAGTTGATTGATCAATACGTATCGGAATGGCAACGGTGTGCGCTAGCCTTTCAACCCGACGGCTCCTATGGCGAATCGTTGCAATACGGAAATTACCTGGCTTTTGCGCTCATGCAGGCCTACGAAGCGCTTTGCCGGAAATATCCCGAAAAAGCTGCTTTACTCGACGTAGGGACCTATGGGAAAGGGATTCGCTGGGTGGCCAGCAGTATGTTTTACGCAAAACCGCTAGCTGGTTCAGGAAACGGTTTCTGGGGAAACGAACCCCGTGCCCGAGCGGCCAACTTCAACGACAGCGCGGCTCTGTTCCGGCCTTCGGGCGATCTGCTGTTGCACATTGCCGCACGTAGCGATTCGGAGGAAGAAAAAGGCTTGGCCCGCGGACTTTTCGCCACCTATTACGAACCGGTTCCGATGCAGGGACCGCACGAACTGGCTACGTTCGGGATGAATAACGACTGGGGGTTTTTAACCCTGCCGCTGTTGACCCACAACACCAAGCCGGGCAGTCCGCAGGAGGCTGATTTGCCGATCACTACGTCGTTCAGCAACGGTCATGCGTTTATGCGCGATGCCTGGGACGGGCGTACCATTGTGGCTATCAATGGCGGGGGCGACGGACTCTACGGACCCGGTCATTTGCACGGCGATCTGAACAGTTTTATCCTCGTTCACAACCGCGAACGACTGCTGGTCGATCCCGGTCATAGCTGCTACCGGAACCTGATTCACGGACTGGAAAGCAGCACCCAGACGCACAATACCTGCACGTTTCTCCTGCAAGCGGAAACGCTGGGCTTGCAGGAAGACAAGGCCAAAGCCACCATGCTGGAGCAGAAAAGCGTACTGCCCCGGCGCGTGCTTTTCAATGGTATTCCCGGCAAACCCGTTGACCGGGGCAACCGGCGATTGCTGGTTGAGCGGGATGAACCCGTTTCGGTAGTTGGGTCAGAAGTTGGGACTGCGTATGGTGCGCCTATCCATCGCTTTTCGCGGTTCTGGCTCATGGCGGGTAGCCACGTGCTGTTCATCGTTGACCGAATCGAAGCCGCGCAACCCGTAACAACGGTCTGGAACTGGCTCGTCAATAACCGCGACGGACAGGCCCAGGTCGACAGCCAGCCTAAGTGCCTGAGGGTACGCCGAAACGAAGCAGGAATGAAGTTATTCCACCTCGGGGCGGGGCAACTGGGTCATCCGGTGTACGGGTACGTTCACGATGCTTACCATGTGGAGCCGAATCAGTACGGCGAAGGGAAACCCGGCAGCGGGTTGCTCTACCGCTTTACGGAAGCCGCCCCAGCCGCTGCCCGTACGGTCGTTCATGCGATTGCTCTCGATGAGGCTATCCTGTTGGATCGCTGGCACTTACAGCAGGAAGAAAACACCTTCACCCTGTCGAATGGGCAGAAGCAATGGACGCTGATCGTTCAGGACGAAGCCACCTGTCATCTTTCCCTGCTCTCGGGGCATGGTCGGCGGTGGGATGTCGTACCGCAAGACACTACGTATTCCCTGATTCGCATCTAA
- a CDS encoding VOC family protein, whose product MSQLKITGIDHPGVAANDVEALADWYCDVFGYEKWFKHKKPVWMLKAPDGTLLEVMPKDDTARPERTTWTPGWSHLALRVENIEEAIAFLDTKGVRWGGSVINAIGGGKVRNLYDPDGNMLQILERA is encoded by the coding sequence ATGAGTCAACTGAAAATTACCGGCATCGACCATCCCGGCGTAGCGGCCAACGATGTGGAAGCCCTCGCCGACTGGTACTGCGATGTGTTCGGCTACGAGAAGTGGTTCAAACATAAGAAACCCGTCTGGATGTTGAAAGCCCCCGACGGTACACTGCTCGAAGTGATGCCCAAAGACGACACCGCCCGGCCCGAACGCACCACCTGGACACCCGGCTGGTCGCACCTGGCCCTACGCGTCGAAAACATCGAAGAAGCCATCGCTTTCCTCGACACAAAAGGGGTTCGCTGGGGTGGTTCGGTCATCAACGCCATCGGTGGCGGCAAAGTCCGCAACCTGTACGACCCTGATGGGAATATGCTACAGATTTTAGAAAGGGCGTAA
- a CDS encoding glycosyl hydrolase-related protein, whose translation MKRASYLLFSAYLFLGLTLSAQPIKRLYLANDDHTDYMWTGNEAQYDTVFVRMIDYYLNQIDSTQNNPDDFQARFNLDGSYWIKTYQKFRSPAQVERLISRIRTGHISSPLTGLVSTYGGQPTEAVLRGMYYAGQLERQWDLRFRLAVCMENQTLPLGLSSLWAGSGAKYSWRGVCGCASRISNASLAHRRNQLYRYMGQDGRSVTMKWYNRPIYNGRTLGGYAETRREKDPKDIVGDMGKVVEDMTVMCDTTSTKSAYPFNVAGAFGYGWDDLSTYVSPPFISAAQRYSTPLRKVRVSNEEDFFADIDRTYPKLPAESVSYGNEWDVYPVSMNETTAHIRRATEKLRSAEALSTLVSLKDSTFARDLKAARDLAWEAYGLYWEHDWTADGPVSKRDRANWQTKLHHRIVGYVDTLFNRASLAMGQQLKMATSGTAAPRFYVFNPLNWSRTDVADLDYSGTEAVRVIDLQTKREVVSQRIQKGGKPFVRIWAENIPSVGYKMYEIQKGTPASQPDAAQVNGEFIQNEYYRIRLKKSGVISELYDRKANRQLVKTPNVGSPGERWFNDIGTNDANAGNALVVENKGPVSVTLKAVSNDPIAHTVRVTLFRNSRSGMPPRIDIEDSLQANFDDVKTWAFSLNLTNPTTNHEELGAILTAKKETRGGHYASQNARYDWQTFNHFADIGEPNFGLTISNQDCSFFKLGKSTPDSLWETSAQFNALAGGQVDTYGSGKKDTLRLGIYNQNGVTKFRYHFALTTRTAAFDALTAMKFALEDQNPLVTGAVTGTQATYPETTFSLLKSDAPGLLIWTLKPSEEGINNGLIARFWNLNKTDATPTLNWSLPIRRAWQTTHIETNEQSLNPAKNSLKTNFNARQINTYRLQF comes from the coding sequence ATGAAACGAGCATCGTATCTTCTGTTTTCGGCTTATCTGTTTCTTGGGTTAACTCTATCAGCTCAGCCCATCAAACGGCTGTATCTGGCCAATGATGACCATACCGATTACATGTGGACGGGCAATGAGGCTCAGTACGATACGGTTTTCGTCAGAATGATCGATTATTACCTGAATCAGATCGATTCGACGCAGAATAACCCGGATGATTTTCAGGCTCGTTTCAATCTGGATGGGAGTTACTGGATCAAAACGTATCAGAAATTCCGCAGTCCGGCTCAGGTTGAACGGCTGATTAGCCGCATCCGAACGGGGCACATCAGCAGCCCCCTCACAGGCCTGGTCAGTACGTATGGTGGGCAACCCACCGAGGCCGTACTGCGCGGCATGTACTACGCGGGTCAGCTCGAACGGCAATGGGATTTACGGTTTCGGCTGGCCGTCTGCATGGAAAACCAGACCCTGCCGCTCGGCCTGAGTTCGCTTTGGGCCGGGTCGGGGGCAAAGTATAGCTGGCGGGGTGTCTGTGGCTGTGCCAGTCGGATATCCAATGCCAGCCTGGCCCACCGCCGGAACCAGTTGTATCGGTACATGGGGCAGGATGGCCGTTCGGTGACGATGAAATGGTACAACCGGCCCATCTACAACGGTCGTACGCTGGGCGGCTATGCCGAAACCCGGCGCGAAAAAGATCCCAAAGACATTGTGGGCGACATGGGTAAAGTGGTGGAGGATATGACGGTGATGTGTGATACGACTTCAACAAAATCGGCCTATCCGTTCAACGTAGCGGGTGCGTTTGGTTACGGCTGGGATGACCTCAGTACGTATGTGTCGCCCCCGTTTATCAGCGCGGCCCAACGCTACTCAACTCCGTTGCGTAAAGTCCGGGTGTCGAACGAAGAAGATTTTTTTGCCGACATAGACCGCACGTACCCCAAACTGCCCGCTGAATCGGTGAGCTACGGCAACGAATGGGATGTGTACCCGGTGTCGATGAACGAAACCACCGCCCACATCCGGCGAGCCACCGAGAAACTGCGGTCGGCCGAAGCGCTATCGACACTGGTATCCCTTAAAGACAGCACCTTTGCCCGTGATCTAAAAGCCGCCCGAGATCTGGCCTGGGAAGCCTACGGGCTGTACTGGGAACACGACTGGACTGCCGACGGGCCCGTTTCCAAACGGGATCGGGCGAATTGGCAAACCAAACTGCACCATCGGATTGTTGGGTACGTCGATACGCTGTTCAATCGGGCATCGCTGGCCATGGGGCAGCAGCTTAAGATGGCTACATCCGGCACGGCTGCCCCACGCTTCTACGTATTCAATCCGTTGAACTGGTCGCGTACTGACGTAGCCGACCTCGACTATTCGGGAACGGAAGCCGTTCGGGTAATCGACCTGCAAACAAAGCGCGAGGTCGTGAGCCAGCGAATTCAGAAAGGCGGCAAGCCGTTCGTGCGAATCTGGGCCGAAAATATTCCGTCGGTGGGCTACAAAATGTATGAAATTCAGAAAGGAACGCCAGCCAGCCAACCCGATGCCGCTCAGGTAAACGGGGAGTTTATCCAGAATGAGTACTACCGAATCCGGCTGAAAAAATCGGGCGTTATCAGTGAACTCTACGACCGGAAAGCCAATCGGCAACTGGTGAAGACGCCAAACGTCGGGTCTCCGGGCGAACGATGGTTTAATGACATAGGCACAAACGATGCCAACGCCGGGAACGCGCTCGTCGTAGAGAACAAAGGCCCCGTTTCGGTAACGCTTAAAGCCGTTTCCAATGATCCCATTGCCCACACGGTTCGGGTAACGCTGTTCCGAAATAGCCGTAGTGGAATGCCGCCCCGCATTGACATTGAAGACAGCCTGCAAGCCAACTTCGACGACGTAAAGACCTGGGCGTTTTCGTTGAATCTGACAAACCCGACGACCAATCACGAAGAGTTGGGGGCCATTCTGACGGCTAAAAAGGAAACGCGAGGAGGGCATTACGCCAGCCAGAATGCCCGCTACGACTGGCAAACGTTCAACCATTTTGCTGACATCGGCGAGCCAAATTTTGGCCTTACCATCTCGAATCAGGATTGTAGTTTTTTCAAACTGGGAAAAAGTACTCCCGATTCACTTTGGGAAACGTCGGCACAGTTTAACGCGCTGGCGGGTGGGCAGGTCGATACGTATGGGTCGGGTAAAAAGGACACCTTACGGCTGGGTATTTACAACCAGAACGGAGTGACGAAGTTTCGCTACCATTTTGCCCTGACAACCCGCACAGCAGCTTTCGACGCCCTGACAGCCATGAAATTCGCCCTTGAAGATCAGAATCCGCTCGTAACCGGAGCCGTAACCGGTACGCAGGCAACGTATCCCGAAACGACGTTTTCGTTATTAAAATCTGATGCGCCGGGCTTGTTGATCTGGACCTTGAAACCCAGTGAAGAAGGCATCAATAACGGGTTGATTGCCCGATTCTGGAATCTGAATAAAACCGATGCCACCCCCACACTGAATTGGTCATTGCCGATTCGTCGGGCCTGGCAAACAACGCATATCGAAACGAATGAACAAAGCCTGAATCCCGCTAAAAATAGCTTGAAAACGAATTTCAACGCCCGGCAGATCAATACGTATCGGCTACAGTTTTAG
- a CDS encoding alcohol dehydrogenase catalytic domain-containing protein, protein MNALHFTGNKTFHLQDVDLQPPLPGEVRLKVAYCGVCGTDVHIYHGAMAQRLTLPQVIGHEVSGEIDAVGEGVTGWQPGDRVTVRPLKPGQEVAVDNGVRHIGQNLKFIGIDTPGGMQQYWNVPVYTLHRLPENLPLTLGAMVEPLAVACHDVRLGEVQANENVVIIGGGPIGMLIALVARQKGANVLISEVNETRLKLAESMGLATVNSKETDLVAQVEDFTKGAMADVVFEVSGVQAGVAAMTQLARVRGRIVMVAIHAEPKAVDLFRFFWRELKLIGARVYEPEDFDEAIALAASDTLPLDALITQISPLADAQAVFETIDNNPAGMKYLLQCDL, encoded by the coding sequence ATGAACGCTCTCCATTTTACTGGCAATAAAACATTTCATTTACAGGACGTTGACTTGCAGCCGCCATTGCCCGGCGAGGTCCGTTTGAAAGTGGCCTATTGTGGCGTGTGCGGCACCGACGTTCACATTTATCATGGGGCAATGGCCCAACGGCTCACGTTGCCGCAGGTGATTGGTCACGAAGTGTCGGGCGAAATTGATGCGGTAGGCGAGGGGGTTACGGGCTGGCAACCCGGCGACCGGGTAACCGTTCGGCCACTCAAGCCGGGGCAGGAAGTGGCTGTCGACAACGGCGTTCGGCACATTGGGCAGAACCTGAAATTCATTGGCATCGATACGCCCGGCGGTATGCAGCAATACTGGAACGTACCGGTCTACACCCTGCACCGACTACCCGAAAACCTGCCCCTTACGCTCGGCGCTATGGTAGAACCACTGGCCGTTGCCTGTCACGATGTACGGCTTGGCGAAGTGCAGGCTAATGAGAATGTCGTGATCATCGGTGGCGGACCGATCGGGATGTTGATCGCGCTCGTCGCCAGACAGAAAGGCGCTAATGTACTTATTTCGGAAGTTAACGAGACCCGCTTGAAACTGGCCGAGTCGATGGGGCTGGCAACGGTCAATTCCAAAGAAACGGATCTGGTTGCCCAGGTGGAAGACTTCACAAAGGGGGCAATGGCGGATGTTGTTTTTGAAGTGTCGGGGGTGCAGGCTGGCGTTGCCGCTATGACGCAACTGGCGCGGGTGCGGGGGCGAATTGTTATGGTGGCCATCCATGCCGAACCTAAAGCGGTCGACCTGTTCCGCTTTTTCTGGCGCGAACTAAAACTGATCGGGGCGCGGGTGTATGAACCCGAAGATTTCGATGAAGCCATTGCGCTGGCCGCTTCGGATACCCTACCGCTCGATGCGCTGATTACCCAGATTTCGCCTTTAGCCGACGCGCAGGCCGTGTTTGAAACGATTGACAACAATCCCGCCGGGATGAAATATCTGCTCCAATGCGACCTTTAA
- a CDS encoding SDR family oxidoreductase, which produces MSNLTANRNAGRVIFITGASGGIGRATALQLLQQGAKVFDFSRTRQLTDEVQHENLRSFKGDVSVEADVQAGFAACLDAFGPIDVLLNNAGMGVLTTDLSQTDLETYEQMVNVNMRGVFLCNREALKVMKPKKKGHIITVISMAGQRTNPNAPVYAASKFGARGLSSGLADQVIKEGIKVTDINPGPTDSDYWGDRKVPREKFLKVEDVANVITFVLNQPDYVVIREINFDNMNFLAG; this is translated from the coding sequence ATGAGTAACCTAACTGCAAACCGGAACGCCGGACGAGTCATTTTTATCACCGGGGCATCGGGTGGTATTGGCCGGGCTACGGCGCTTCAATTACTCCAACAAGGCGCGAAGGTCTTCGATTTCAGCCGTACACGGCAGCTTACCGATGAGGTACAGCACGAAAACCTCCGCTCGTTCAAAGGCGATGTGAGCGTGGAAGCGGATGTGCAGGCCGGATTTGCCGCTTGTCTGGACGCTTTTGGACCCATCGACGTACTGCTCAATAATGCAGGCATGGGCGTATTGACCACCGACCTCTCCCAAACGGATCTGGAGACCTACGAGCAAATGGTCAACGTGAATATGCGGGGCGTGTTTCTCTGCAACCGCGAAGCCCTGAAGGTGATGAAGCCGAAGAAAAAGGGCCACATTATCACGGTCATTTCAATGGCTGGGCAACGTACCAATCCCAACGCGCCGGTCTATGCGGCCTCGAAGTTTGGCGCAAGAGGACTGAGCAGCGGCCTGGCCGATCAGGTCATCAAAGAAGGCATCAAAGTGACCGACATAAACCCAGGGCCTACCGACAGCGATTACTGGGGTGACCGCAAAGTGCCACGGGAGAAATTCCTGAAGGTTGAGGACGTCGCGAACGTGATCACGTTTGTACTTAACCAACCGGATTACGTCGTGATCCGTGAAATCAATTTCGACAACATGAATTTTCTGGCAGGATGA